In Flavobacterium sp. 83, the genomic window CAGGTTTTCAGTAAAGGACAGAATGAGTTGTCAACCAATGAGAAAGATATTTTAAATCAATTAGCAGAATTAGGATATGAAAAATACTTGAGCTTTAAGAATCATCCTAAATTCATTCCATATTTAGAACAAATGAGTACTTTGAAATATTATGCTAAAACGAATATTGGAAGCCGTCCTTCAAAAAGAAGTAAATCTGAAAGTTTAGATTTTGCTGACTTGAGAGCAATTCCTTTTGTAGGTTCATGGAGTCAATTGAAGCAAAATGTACCAGGATTTTTTGGTGTAGGATCAGCTTTAAAACATTATGAAGATACAGATCAGTGGAATAAAGTTCAAGATCTATATGACAATTCTTTATTCTTTAAAACGTTATTAGAAAATAGCATGATGTCATTGGCAAAATCATTTTTCCCGTTAACGGCTTACATGAAAAAAGACCCTGAATTTGGTGCTTTTTGGCAAATAATCTATGATGAATTTTTAGAAACGAAACGTTTGCTTTTGAAAATTGCAGGTCATAAAGAATTAATGGAAAATTATCCTGATGGTAAAGCATCTATACAAATAAGAGAGCGTATTGTATTGCCGTTGTTAACAATACAGCAATATGCTTTATTGAGAATTAATGAAATTAATAAAGAAAAAAATCCTGATATAGACTTGATTAAAGTATATGAAAAAATTGTAACGCGTTCTCTTTTTGGAAATACAAACGCAAGTAGAAATTCCGCTTAATTCTAAAAAATGAAAACAGATCAATTACCTATAAGTGAATATTCTCAATTTAATGCAACTTATATAAGTGCTGCCGGGAATGTTGAAATGATTGATGAATTGGAAATTTGTCTTCACGATTTTATTCGTTTTGTACAAAATATTCCAATGGATAAATTTGATTACAGATATGCCGAAGGGAAGTGGACTATCAAAGATATCATTCAACACATCATTGATACGGAACGAATTTTTGCTTATCGCGCATTACGAATTTCAAGGAATGATAAAACACCTTTACCAGGATTTGAAGAAAATGATTTCGTGGATAACACGAATGCGAATGATAGAAATATTCAGGACTTATTAGCAGAACTATCAGCGGTTAGACATTCTAATTTGTTTCTTTTTAAAAGTTTTTCAGAAGACCAATTAAAGCGAACAGGAACGGCTTCTAATACAAATATTTCAGTTCGTGCAATAGGTTTTATTATCATTGGTCATCAAAAACACCATCAAAAAGTTTTTCAAGAAAGATATTTATAGATTATTCGAAGCAAGTTGACCAGATTTTTAACTTGTTTTCAAAAGACATTGTATTAGCAGGACTAGTTGAAGGCATCACATAATACGTGATGCCTTCTATTTGTCCAAATTTTTTCAGGAAATATTTATGACTTTCTTTTCCATTAAAGATGATTTTAGTGATTGTTGGAAATTCTTTAAACAACGATTCAAAATCATTTTCTTTTTGATTTTTAATGTGGATGTCCAAACTTCCTTTTCTTTCACAATTTTCTAAAACATCCCACAATCCAATTTTATTATTTTGCAATAACTGTATCTTTTCTTCAAAAACTTCTGATACGGGTAAATTAGCTAGTAGTGTGTACATTATCTTCCAAAAATGATTTCGTTTATGAGCATAATATTCCTGTTTTTCCAGAGAAGCTATGCCTGGCATCGTTCCTAAAATCAAAATTTTAGTTTGAGAATTCACAAATGGATGAAATGAATTTATCATATTAATTTTTAAAATACAGCATTTTCTTTTTCTAGTATAGCCAATGCCAAACGGATTTTACCGTAATCTATTTTTTCTTCAAAATAATCAAAATAAGGTTTCAGTGTATTTGGTGACTCTAGTTTTATTTGAGCTTCAGCAATTTTAGAAACTTCTTCTTTGGATATAAATAGAGTTAAATCAATAGCAACTCCGTCAACATATAATTTTGCTAAATGGGACATAATCGTGCTTAATCCTAATTTTCGTTTTTGAGAAATTTCTTCAACAGATAATCCGCTTTGGTATAATTCTAATGTTTCTTTATAAGTTGTAGCTTCTTTCTTTTTTTTAACAATTTTAGTTTTTTGAAAATCAATAATTGCTTTTATAAAGGCGTCACCATATTTTTCCAATTTGGCTTTTCCCACACCGTCAATGGCTAATAATTCCTGTTCACTCATAGGTCTTTCAGTTTCCATTTGTCGTAAAGCCGAATCACTAAAAATGACATAAGCCGGAACAGATTCAACCTTTGAAATTTCGTATCGCAGTTTTCTTAGCTTATCAAATAATGAATTTAAATTAGATTTGCTTTTAATTTCTTTGACTTCTTGTTTGTCGATATTGATTTTCTGAACAGTAGTTAGTTGTACTTTCTCTCCTTCAAATAATACTTTTTTTGCAAAAGCAGTCAGTCTAATTTTATTTTGCTGATGAAATGCAATTTCGCAATAGCCTAAATTGATGAGTTGGATTAAATATTGATTCCAATCAAACCAGGAAAGATCAATGCCAACTCCATAAGTTTTAAGTTTTTGATACTCTTTTTCATAAATATAAGCATTTTTAGATCCGCGTAAAAAGTCAATAATTACAGGTAATGGTTCTGTTTCCTGTAAACGAATAATTGCCGATAATGCTTTTTGGGCAATAATAGTACCGTCAAAAAAAGAAGGTGGATTTTTGCAAATATCACAATTCCCACAGTTTTCAGTAACGAGCTCTCCAAAATACGAAAGCAATATTTTTCTGCGACAACTTAAAGCATCGGCATACTGTTTCATTCTTTCTAATTTTGCCAATTGTACTTCAGCATTCAAACCTTGTGAAGCAAATTTTTGAAGTTGAATAACATCGCCGTAACTTTCAAACAGTATAGTTTCAGATGGCAATCCGTCCCGACCAGCACGACCAATTTCTTGATAATAACCCTCTATGTTTTTTGGTAAGTTATAGTGAATTACCCAGCGAACATTAGATTTGTCAATTCCCATTCCAAAAGCTATTGTAGCACAAACTACTTGGCAATCATCAGTAATGAACTCATCTTGGGTTTGAGATCGAATTTTATTATCCAAACCTGCATGATATGCTTTAGCATTTATTCTTGTTTTTTGTAATTTTTCAGCTAGTTCTTCCGTTGTTTTTCGGCTTAAGCAATATATTATTCCCGATTCATTTGGCTTTTCTTGGATGAAATCAATAATCTGTTTTACTCGGTCTAAAGCAGGACGAACTTCTAAACTTAGATTCTTTCTGTCAAAAGAAGCTACAAATATTTTAGGTTTTTTTAAATTTAATTGTTCGCTAATGTCCTTACGTGTAGCTTTATCGGCAGTTGCAGTTAAAGCTAAGATTGGAGTAAAAGGAAAGCGGTTTTTAAGATAACCCAAGTTAGTATAAGCCGGACGAAAATCATGTCCCCAAGCTGAAATGCAGTGTGCTTCATCTATTGCAATAAGACTTATAGTTAAACTATTGAAAATGTTGTCAAGATAAAAAAGGCTTTCTGGCGCAATGTAAACTAACTTTATAACGTTCGATTTTAAGCTTTCAATATAAAATTGACGTTCGTCTTCAGTTTGACTACTATTTATAAAACAGGCGGCAATACCATTTGCTTTTAAACTATCTACTTGATCTTTCATTAAAGCTATTAATGGAGAAATTACGATTGTAATTCCTTGTAAAATTAAAGCGGTTAATTGAAAACAAATTGATTTTCCACCACCGGTAGGCATAATAGCCAAAGTATCTTGACCAGAAAGTACACAATTTATTATTTCTTCTTGATTGGGCCTAAATTTTTCAAAACCAAAATTTTCCTTGAGTTTGGCATGTAAAGTTTCTTGTGTCATTTTGGCGTATATTTTGAATTCTAAATTAATAAAAAAAGGAACTCGTGTGAGAGTTCCTTTTTTATTTTTATTGAAGAGTTTTGTTAATCTTCATCATCATCATCTTCTTCGTCCGATATATCTTTATCATCATCTTCGTCATCCTCTCCATTATCTTTATCTGGCTTATCTAAGTTTTCATCATCATCGTCGTCAACTGAATCATCGTCATCAAGTTCAAGTCCGCTGATCGGTTCAATAACGTCATCAATTTCGTCGTCTTCGTCAAAATTTTCAATTCTGTCTGCCAGTTTTGTGCTAACTTTTACTAAATAAATGGTGTCTTCTGTGCGTACTTCGACAGCTTCTATTAATTCATTTTTAGCATTTCTAAAACGGATAATGTTTGAATCATCATATCCTTCAGGAAATTTTTCTACCAAAAGGTTTAAAATTTCATTTGTTAGTTTTGCGTAATCAACTATTACTCTTTTCATAAAGTTATTCTATAAATCTAATAAATAAGCGAAAATTAAAGGTGCTACAATGGTAGCATCGGATTCAATAATAAACTTAGGAGTTTTTATATCTAATTTACCCCAAGTAATTTTTTCATTCGGTACCGCTCCAGAATAAGAACCATAACTGGTTGTTGAATCTGAAATCTGACAAAAATAGCTCCAAAACGGAATGTCATGCATTTCCATATCTTGGTATAACATTGGTACAACACATATTGGAAAATCCCCGGCAATTCCTCCACCAATTTGGAAAAAACCTACACCATTAGTACTATTTTTCGGATACCAATCTGATAAGAAAACCATATATTCAATACCAGATTTCATTGTTGATGCTTTCAATTCACCTTTAATTACATAAGAGGCAAATATATTTCCCATCGTACTATCCTCCCAACCAGGTACAATAATAGGTAAATTTTTCTCAGCAGCAGCATACATCCAACTGTCTTTTAAATCAATTTCATAATACTCTTCCAGAACACCAGAAAGCAACATTTTATACATAAATTCATGTGGAAAATATCTTTCCCCTTTATCATCAGCATCTTTCCAAATTTTGTAAATATGTTTTTGCAAACGACGGAAAGCCTCATGTTCCGGGATACAAGTATCAGTTACACGGTTTAAGCCTCTTTCTAATAAATCCCATTCATCTTGGGGAGTTAAATCTCTATAATTTGGAACTCTTTCGTAATGAGAATGAGCTACTAAATTCATAATATCTTCTTCAAGATTTGCACCTGTACAAGAAATAATCTGAACTTTATCCTGACGAATTATTTCAGCAAAAATCTTTCCAATTTCAGCTGTACTCATAGCACCAGCCATGCTCACCATCATTTTTGCACCGTTGGCTAATTGTTGTTCGTATGCCTTAGCTGCGTCAACTAAAGATGCAGAGTTGAAATGCAGGTAATGCTTTTCTATAAACTGACTGATTGGTCCTTTGCTCATTTTTTAAAATTTAAAGATTTAAAAATCGAAACATTGAATTTGTATTTCAAATTTAACGAATTTTTAAATTGACTAATTGTATAATTAATTATTTATTTTTTGTCGTAACCTAATATTTTTAAAACGTCCTCAGAAGTTTGTTGTTCTGAGAAAACCTCAGTTGCCAAAATTCCATTTTCATCTCTATCTATCAGTATGTGTTTGGGCTGTGGAATCAAACAGTGGTGTAGGCCTCCATATCCACCTATTGTTTCCTGATAAGCTCCGGTATTGAAAAATCCAATATATAATGGTTTTTCTTTGTTGTATTTTGGCAAATATATAGCATTCATGTTTTGCTCGGAGTTGTAATAATCGTCACTATCACAGGTCATTCCACCCAATAGAACTCTTTCGTAAGTGTCGTTCCAACGGTTAATTGCTAACATAATGAAACGCTTATTTATAGCCCATGTATCTGGTAAAGTGGTGATAAAAGAAGAATCAATCATATTCCATTTTTCTCTATCATTTTGTTGTTTTTGATACAAGATCTGATAAATTGCACCTCCGCTTTCACCAACAGTAAACGAACCAAATTCAGTAAAGATATTTGGAACATCAACTTCTGCTTCGTCACATGCTATTTTAATCTGATTGATAATTTCATCGATCATGTATTGGTAATCGTACTCGAATGTCAATGAATTTTTTATAGGAAAACCTCCACCAATATTTAATCCATCTAATGTAGGACATTCTTTTTTTAATGCAACATAAACCTTGATACATTTTACTAACTCGTTCCAATAATAGGCATTATCATTGATCCCAGTGTTAATAAAAAAGTGCAACATTTTAAGTTCCAGTTTTTTATTTTCTTTGATTTCTTTTTTATAAAAAGGAACAATGTTTTTGTATCCAATTCCTAATCTTGAAGTATAGAACTCAAATTTTGGTTCTTCCTCAGCAGCAATACGAATTCCGATTTTAAATTTTCCTTTTATTTGACCTTGAAGCAAATCTAGTTCTTCATAGTTATCAATAATTGGAATAGTATTTTTATGTCCGTTATTTACTAACCGGGCTATGTTTTCAATGTACTGATCTCTTTTAAATCCGTTACAGATAATATAAGTACTTTTGTTGATTTTTCCGTTTTCTAATAAATTTTCAACAATATTTATATCAAAAGCAGAGGAGGTTTCAATGTGTATATTGTTTTTAAAAGCTTCATTCATGATAAATTCAAAATGGGAGCTTTTTGTACAATAACAATAGTAATATTTAGCCTCATATTTATTTTTTTCCATCGATTTACGAAACCAGCTTTTGGCTTTGTTAATGTTATTGGAAATTTGAGGTAGATAGGTGAATTTTAATGGTGTTCCATATTTTTCCACTAGTTTCATCAAGTCAATATTGTGAAACTGAAGGTTATCTTTGTTTAATGTAAATTCTTCTTGGGGAAAGTAATAAGTTTGATTTATTAAATCAGAATATTTTGTATTCATTTGTTTTTCATGATTTTAGATTAAATGTACGTAAAAAATAATTAATCTAAAATTCAAACTCTGATATTTGCATAAATTATTTGAAGCTTTTCGTGGTCCGATTTCAAATATTGAAAAACATCAAAACTAAAGTTTCCTTTAATAGAATAAAAACGCTTCAATATCCTTAAAAAAGACATATTGTTTCGGTTTTTCTTAGCACTATAAATTGTTTTATTTTGACTTTTTTTCATCGTGGCAAATGTAAAAAATAATATATACGTAACGCAATCCTTTTTATAAAAAAATAATTAAGATTTATAATCCAGGAAAGCCTTAAGAATTAATTCATTTTCAACCGATTGATTGATTTTTATTTTCCCGATACCCTCTATTAAAGCAAACTGAATGTTACCGTACTCATTTTTCTTGTCATGAATAAGTAATTCCAAAATAGGTTCTATGTCATTTTCTTCAAAAACGATGTCGTCATATATGGTCTTAATTGTTGATTTTATTTGGATATATTCCCCTGAATTGATCAAGTTTTTATTTAATGAAATATAACTTTCCAATATCATTCCTACTGCAATTGCTTCACCGTGCAATAAAGTAGTTTTATTTTCATTTTCCAAAAAATAACTTTCAATAGCATGTCCTAATGTGTGACCAAAATTTAATGACTTACGAATGTTTTTTTCAGTAGGATCTTGCTTTACAATTTCATTCTTTATTTCGACTGAACGATAAATTAATGCATCAAAATCAGCAAAATCAATTGCTTTTAAATCTAAAAATTGCTCCCAATATCCTTTATCATATATTAAACCGTGTTTCAACATTTCAGCTAAACCAGATCGCATTTCGTTTTGCGGGACAGTATCAAGGTATTGAGTGTCGATAAGAACCATTGCCGGTACATTGATAACGCCTATTTGATTTTTCAAATTCCCTAAATCAACCCCATTTTTTCCGCCCACAGAAGCATCAACCATAGATAATAAAGTAGTAGGAATATGAATAAAATCTAAACCTCTCTTAAAGGTTGAAGCTACAAAACCACCCAAATCAGTAACAACCCCGCCGCCTAAATTAAGTACAAGACTTTTTCTGTCCGCACCGAGTTCAGTCAATACATTCCAAATTTGCACGCAGGTTTCAATATTTTTATTTTGTTCTCCTGCTTCAAATTCTATAATTTCTATAGTAAGATCAGTTTCTAAAAAAGGCAGAAATTTTGGCAAACAAAACTCATTTGTATTGCTGTCGACAATAATAAATAAATTAGAATATTTGTTTTCTTTTAAATGAAGGTTTAATGCTTCATATCCTTTTTCGTTAAAATGAATTGGATAACTGTTGGCGTGAATTGATTGCATCTTTATTGATTAATTGAAAGGGCAAAATAAGGTAATTTTTGGGGAATAATATTCAAAACTCTATCTATATTTGTACAAAAATATCACAAAAAATGGAAAAAATATTCAATAATACACAAGTTGCGTTTGCTTTAAAAAGCGATACCGAACTCGATAGAGCTTATTTTCTTTTCAAAATGATTGATAATCAGCCTTTAGTTCGAATAGGAACTGCGGTTACTAATTTTGCATTGAAAGCAAATCTTCCGGTCGAAGGTTTGATTCGTGCTACTGTTTTTGACCATTTTTGTGGCGGAGTAAATGAGGTTGATTGTCTTTCTGTAGTAGATAAAATGTTTACAAAAGGAGTTTCTTCTGTTTTGGATTATTCTGTAGAGGGGAAAGAGGAAGAAGATCAGTTTGATGCTGCATTGGAAATGACTTTAAAAACAATCGAATTTGCCAAAGAGCGTAAAGCTATTCCTTTTGCAGTTTTTAAACCAACTGGTTTTGGACGTTTTGAATTGTATCAAAAATTAGGAGAAAAACAAGAATTAACCGCCAAAGAACAAGCGGAATGGAATAGAGTAGTGGAGCGTTTTGATATAGTTTGTAAAGATGCCCATTCTAAAGATGTAGCACTTCTTATTGACGGTGAAGAAAGCTGGATGCAGGATGCCGCAGACGATTTAGTTACCGAAATGATGCGTAAATACAATAAAGAAAAAGCTATTGTTTTCAATACGTTACAAATGTACCGTTGGGATCGTTTGGATTATTTGAAAAGATTACATGAACAAGCCAAAAGAGAAGGATTTTTAATTGGAATGAAATTAGTTCGCGGTGCCTACATGGAAAAAGAAATTGCGCGTGCTGAAGAGAATGGCTATAAGTCACCAATATGCACTTCAAAAGAGGCTACGGATGAAAATTATGATGCTGCAGTACACTATATGATTGATCATTTAGATACGATGTCAATTTTTGCAGGAACCCATAATGAGGAAAGCACCTATACGCTAATGGAATTAATGCAAGAGAAAGGTATTAAAACAAATGACAAGAGAATTTGGTTTGGTCAATTGTATGGAATGAGCGATAATATAAGTTATAATTTGGCTGCTAATACTTATAATGTTGCTAAATACTTACCTTTCGGTCCTGTTAAAGATGTGATGCCTTACTTGATTCGTCGTGCCGAAGAAAACACTTCTGTTGCTGGACAAACCAGTCGGGAATTGTCAATGATTAAAACGGAACGTAACAGGAGAAAAGGGAAATAACATTACGTTTTCAATCATATAAAAAAACTCCATTCAGTTTACAGAATGGAGTTTTTTTTTGTGAAATTAGTAACGAATACTAAGAATTGCTAAACTGCAAATTACTTAAATTTTTATACATTCCATTCTCTAAAGTAATTAATTCCTGATGTGTTCCCTTTTCAGCTATTTTTCCATTGTCAAGAACTAAAATTTGATCAGCACTACGAATTGTTGAAAGACGGTGTGCAATAATGATACTTGTCCTTCCTTGCATCAGAATTTCAAGTGCTTCCTGAACTAGTTTTTCACTTTCACTGTCTAATGAAGATGTGGCTTCATCTAGGATTAAAATACTTGGGTTTTTAAGTAATGCTCTCGCAATGGCGATGCGTTGTCGTTGTCCACCAGAAAGTTTAATTCCTCGTTCACCTACAATAGTTTCAAATTTTTCGGGAAAACTTTCGATAAAATTATAAGCATTAGCTTGTTTTGAAGCGGTAAGAATTTCTTCTTCGGTTGCATTTGGTTTTCCGTAAGCAATATTTTCTCTGATTGTTCCACCAAATAAAATAACATCTTGCGGTACAATACTCATATTTCCTCTAAGATTTTCTAAATCATAATCGTAAATATTTTTCCCATCAACCAATATTTCTCCTTCATCAATATTATAGAAACGTAATAATAATGATGCAATTGTTGATTTTCCGGTTCCACTTGGTCCTACAATAGCTATTTTTTGACCATAATTAGCGGTAAAACTAACATCTTTCAATACTTGTATTTCTTTTCTTGAATGATAACTGAACGCAACATTTTTGAAAGTAACATTCCCTTTTATTTTATTTGCAGAAGAGGCATTTTGGATTGAATTGATTTTTTCAGGAGTTTCATCTAATAATTCAAAAACACGTTCGGTTGCACCAATTGCTTTTTGGATCTGTGCATAAAGTTCCGCAATTCCTCCAAAAGAAGCCCCTACAAATGTAGAGTACAATACAAACGAAATTAATTGTCCTACGCTCATTTCTCCGCTAATGCTTAAACGAACGCCAAACCAAACTACGGCAACAATGGCTCCAAAAAGACAAAAAATAATGAATGAAGCGAAGTAGCCTCTATATTTCCCACCTTTAATGGCAATTTTCACAACCTCCTTTATTTTTCCATTGTAACGGGCAATCTCGTACCATTCATTGGCGAAAGCCTTAACGATAGTAATTCCCTGCATGGTTTCCTCAACAATAACTTGACTTTCGGCAACTTTATCTTGAACGTTTTTTGAATATTTTCTAATAAAACGCCCAAAAATAACCGCAGCAACAGCCACAAGGGGAACAACAGACAACATCAACAAGGTTAATTTGATGCTTTCGTTTGCTAATAAAAGAACACCACCAATAATTAAAATGAATTGTCTCAGGAATTCAGCTATTGTAGAGGTTAAGGTATCTTGTATTTGGGTTATATCAGAGCTGATTCTACTGTTTAATTCCCCAACACGCTTTTGTGAAAAGAATGACATGGGCAACTTTACCAGATTACTATACAGTGCTAATCTAAGATTTGCTAAAGTATGTTCCGTAAAATTGACAAATAATGACAATCTGAAAAACGAAAAAATAGATTGAAAAAATAAAATGACAACTAATCCCAAGGCAATATAATTAGCCTGAGCATTATCTTTATTTTTCACACAATCGATAAGCATTCCCATTAATTTAGGGAAAGCAAGCGCGGTTGCTCCTGTCAGCAATAAAAAAACTAAACCTACATAAAATTTCCAGCGATGATTTCCAGCATATTGAAATATTAGAGTTGCTTTAGTAAGTGAACTTGCGGTAATTTTTGATTTTGGTAAATCATTTTCTTTAAACCTTGCCATTATTTATAATTTATATCGCAAATGTAAGACTATAACAACTCAATACAAAAAAATAGTAAGCTTTCATGATGTATTTAAAGTGCTAGCATAGAGAGACAAAGATATTTATTGTTATTTTTTATTTTATTTTTTTGCTATTTTACTTGTAAATACGATTTCTAGGTGTATATTTGCACTCGCAATAAGGAAATGAAAATTACCAAATTGTAGAAGGGCGATTAGCTCAGCTGGTTCAGAGCACCTCGTTTACACCGAGGGGGTCGGGGGTTCGAACCCCTCATCGCCCACAAAAAACTCCATTAGAAATAATGGAGTTTTTTTATTTAATTAGTTTTATTCTAAAGTTAAAGCACCTAAAATTTCTTCGGATAAAAAAGGACCGCCAGGATAATTTGCAGTATAATCGAGGTTCATCCATATTTGGCCACGTTCATCAATGTGATAATGAAGTTGTTTCTCGTTACTTTCATCTACAAACAAAACATTTTTGATTAGAAAGTTTACTTTTTCTAAATCCTTTTGAGAACCAATTAATATTTCGGGATAAATATGTCCTTTAGTATGAATCAATCGGGGAGTTCCGCCAATAGCCCTGACACTTGCGGCCATTAATATGGAATGATCATCACAATCACCTGAAAAATAGTCTAATGATTCACTAGCAGATGCAATATAATCCCCATCTTTAGGATCACTCACGTAATTCCAACGGTGATTTATTTCTTTAAATACTGCAAAACATTGAATAATAGTTCTGTAATCAGAATATCCTTTTACATTTTTGAAATATTTAGTTGTTGCCATAATCGCAAAATTCCTCACTTTTGGATTCTGATATTCTATGGCATTAATTATTTTTGATTTATTGGGAAACGGAAGTAGTTTAGCAATGATTATATCTTGAGGATATGGATTATACGACATAGAATACATCATAGAATTATAGTCTTCAAAAACACTGTTGAAACCATAATTCCCTATCACTGAACCATAAAGTAAGACCATTAAATACAAGAGAATACAAATGAGAATAATTGTCCTAAGAAATCTCAAGATTAATTGTATTGACACTATGATAAGCAGGAATAAAATAATCCTGTCAATATTAAAAAACCAATTGGGATTGATTAGATTTTGATGTACAATTATAAAAACCGGAATCGCAATTAATATGTTTAAGACAAAAATAATAACATCATCCCAGGGTTTTTTGACCTGAAATTTTTGTTTAATACCTTGAAAAGTAATTTTTTTTATTTTTATCATAATAACATAAAAACAGAAATCTAGACTGTTTTTACAATTGCATCAAAAGTACCTTTTTTATCGATAATTTTAAGTTGAAATAATTGATTTTGAATTTTGTTTAACACTTCCTCTGTCAAAGTTCTTTGTGACCATTGCGTTAATGAAAGCCATTCCTGAATATCGTCTATTTTTTGATTGTAATTTGATGCTAAAGTTTTGTCAATACTCGGAATGTCTTTAAATTCTTGAGTTGTTTTATTGATGATTTCTACAATTTTAGAAATGATTTTTGGATTTTTTTCTAAAACTTCATTGCGAACAGCAATTACAAAACAAGGCCAAGGCGTTGGGCAATCAGCAATTCTGCGGAAAATTCCTTTGTCAACAAGTGGTTTTGTCATAAAACGTTCCCACATAAAATAATCAGCAGTTCCATTAGTCAAAGCTTCAACTGCACCATCAATGGTATTTACAATTTCAAACTGAAGGATATCTGTTTCCCAACCTTGATTATCAGCATTGACATAGGCCATTAATTGTGAACCGGAACCTAATCTGGAAATCGCAACTTTGGTATTTTCTAGATCAGCTAACGTTTTATAATTGGATTTTGCAGCGACATGAATTCCCCAAATTAAGGGACTTTCAACATAAACCTGAACAATTTTACTTGAATTTCCGGCAACGATATCTTTTACGATTCCTTCGGTTAGGATTACGGCAATATCCGTTTCTCCATCACGAAGCATTTGGCACATTTTGCCTGTTCCCTCAGGAACGTCAGTCCATTGTAAATCG contains:
- a CDS encoding DinB family protein; amino-acid sequence: MKTDQLPISEYSQFNATYISAAGNVEMIDELEICLHDFIRFVQNIPMDKFDYRYAEGKWTIKDIIQHIIDTERIFAYRALRISRNDKTPLPGFEENDFVDNTNANDRNIQDLLAELSAVRHSNLFLFKSFSEDQLKRTGTASNTNISVRAIGFIIIGHQKHHQKVFQERYL
- a CDS encoding DNA-deoxyinosine glycosylase, coding for MINSFHPFVNSQTKILILGTMPGIASLEKQEYYAHKRNHFWKIMYTLLANLPVSEVFEEKIQLLQNNKIGLWDVLENCERKGSLDIHIKNQKENDFESLFKEFPTITKIIFNGKESHKYFLKKFGQIEGITYYVMPSTSPANTMSFENKLKIWSTCFE
- the recQ gene encoding DNA helicase RecQ, producing MTQETLHAKLKENFGFEKFRPNQEEIINCVLSGQDTLAIMPTGGGKSICFQLTALILQGITIVISPLIALMKDQVDSLKANGIAACFINSSQTEDERQFYIESLKSNVIKLVYIAPESLFYLDNIFNSLTISLIAIDEAHCISAWGHDFRPAYTNLGYLKNRFPFTPILALTATADKATRKDISEQLNLKKPKIFVASFDRKNLSLEVRPALDRVKQIIDFIQEKPNESGIIYCLSRKTTEELAEKLQKTRINAKAYHAGLDNKIRSQTQDEFITDDCQVVCATIAFGMGIDKSNVRWVIHYNLPKNIEGYYQEIGRAGRDGLPSETILFESYGDVIQLQKFASQGLNAEVQLAKLERMKQYADALSCRRKILLSYFGELVTENCGNCDICKNPPSFFDGTIIAQKALSAIIRLQETEPLPVIIDFLRGSKNAYIYEKEYQKLKTYGVGIDLSWFDWNQYLIQLINLGYCEIAFHQQNKIRLTAFAKKVLFEGEKVQLTTVQKINIDKQEVKEIKSKSNLNSLFDKLRKLRYEISKVESVPAYVIFSDSALRQMETERPMSEQELLAIDGVGKAKLEKYGDAFIKAIIDFQKTKIVKKKKEATTYKETLELYQSGLSVEEISQKRKLGLSTIMSHLAKLYVDGVAIDLTLFISKEEVSKIAEAQIKLESPNTLKPYFDYFEEKIDYGKIRLALAILEKENAVF
- a CDS encoding deoxyhypusine synthase family protein gives rise to the protein MSKGPISQFIEKHYLHFNSASLVDAAKAYEQQLANGAKMMVSMAGAMSTAEIGKIFAEIIRQDKVQIISCTGANLEEDIMNLVAHSHYERVPNYRDLTPQDEWDLLERGLNRVTDTCIPEHEAFRRLQKHIYKIWKDADDKGERYFPHEFMYKMLLSGVLEEYYEIDLKDSWMYAAAEKNLPIIVPGWEDSTMGNIFASYVIKGELKASTMKSGIEYMVFLSDWYPKNSTNGVGFFQIGGGIAGDFPICVVPMLYQDMEMHDIPFWSYFCQISDSTTSYGSYSGAVPNEKITWGKLDIKTPKFIIESDATIVAPLIFAYLLDL
- a CDS encoding decarboxylase; protein product: MNTKYSDLINQTYYFPQEEFTLNKDNLQFHNIDLMKLVEKYGTPLKFTYLPQISNNINKAKSWFRKSMEKNKYEAKYYYCYCTKSSHFEFIMNEAFKNNIHIETSSAFDINIVENLLENGKINKSTYIICNGFKRDQYIENIARLVNNGHKNTIPIIDNYEELDLLQGQIKGKFKIGIRIAAEEEPKFEFYTSRLGIGYKNIVPFYKKEIKENKKLELKMLHFFINTGINDNAYYWNELVKCIKVYVALKKECPTLDGLNIGGGFPIKNSLTFEYDYQYMIDEIINQIKIACDEAEVDVPNIFTEFGSFTVGESGGAIYQILYQKQQNDREKWNMIDSSFITTLPDTWAINKRFIMLAINRWNDTYERVLLGGMTCDSDDYYNSEQNMNAIYLPKYNKEKPLYIGFFNTGAYQETIGGYGGLHHCLIPQPKHILIDRDENGILATEVFSEQQTSEDVLKILGYDKK
- the aroB gene encoding 3-dehydroquinate synthase, which gives rise to MQSIHANSYPIHFNEKGYEALNLHLKENKYSNLFIIVDSNTNEFCLPKFLPFLETDLTIEIIEFEAGEQNKNIETCVQIWNVLTELGADRKSLVLNLGGGVVTDLGGFVASTFKRGLDFIHIPTTLLSMVDASVGGKNGVDLGNLKNQIGVINVPAMVLIDTQYLDTVPQNEMRSGLAEMLKHGLIYDKGYWEQFLDLKAIDFADFDALIYRSVEIKNEIVKQDPTEKNIRKSLNFGHTLGHAIESYFLENENKTTLLHGEAIAVGMILESYISLNKNLINSGEYIQIKSTIKTIYDDIVFEENDIEPILELLIHDKKNEYGNIQFALIEGIGKIKINQSVENELILKAFLDYKS